One Staphylococcus simiae genomic region harbors:
- a CDS encoding fructosamine kinase family protein has protein sequence MDKQWLQHLPLEDVKDIIPVSGGDVNEAYRVETNDETFFLLVQRQRQESFYAAEIAGLNEFERANITAPRVIASGEVNGDAYLVLSYLEEGTTGSQRQLGQLVAKMHSEQQEEGRFGFSLPYEGGDISFDNHWQNSWSDLFVNQRMDHLRDELMTKGLWNEEDNKVYKQVRAAIVTALANHRSKPSLLHGDLWGGNYMFLTDGSPALFDPAPLYGDREFDIGITTVFGGFTNDFYDEYNKHYPLAKGSEYRLEFYRLYLLMVHLLKLGDMYRSSVERSMATILQQA, from the coding sequence ATGGATAAACAGTGGCTACAACATTTGCCATTGGAAGATGTGAAGGATATTATTCCAGTAAGTGGTGGAGATGTTAACGAAGCTTACCGAGTTGAGACTAATGATGAGACGTTTTTCTTGTTAGTTCAACGTCAACGACAAGAATCATTTTATGCCGCAGAAATAGCAGGCTTAAATGAATTTGAACGTGCGAATATTACAGCACCTAGAGTGATTGCCAGTGGTGAAGTAAACGGAGATGCTTATTTAGTATTAAGTTATCTTGAAGAAGGTACAACAGGTAGTCAGCGTCAATTAGGTCAGTTAGTAGCTAAAATGCATAGCGAACAACAAGAGGAAGGGCGCTTTGGTTTCTCTTTACCTTATGAAGGTGGAGATATTTCATTTGATAATCATTGGCAAAATAGTTGGAGTGACTTATTTGTCAACCAACGTATGGATCATTTGAGAGATGAGCTAATGACTAAAGGATTATGGAATGAAGAAGACAATAAAGTATATAAACAAGTTAGAGCTGCGATTGTCACAGCATTAGCCAATCATCGTAGTAAACCGTCACTCTTGCACGGTGATTTATGGGGTGGGAATTATATGTTTTTAACAGATGGTAGCCCAGCTTTATTTGATCCAGCACCATTATATGGAGATAGAGAATTTGATATTGGTATTACTACAGTGTTTGGCGGCTTTACTAACGACTTTTATGATGAATATAACAAGCATTATCCATTAGCAAAAGGCTCGGAATATCGTTTAGAATTTTACCGTTTATATTTATTAATGGTTCATTTATTAAAATTAGGAGATATGTATCGTTCAAGTGTAGAACGTTCAATGGCTACAATTTTACAACAAGCATGA
- a CDS encoding quinone-dependent dihydroorotate dehydrogenase encodes MYKLIKPLLFKIEPEKAHGLTIDALKTLQKFPMLYPVVDQLFTYRNPILAQTIQEVHYDNPVGLAAGFDKSCEVPKALEHIGFGAIELGGITPKPQPGNPQPRMFRLLEDDALINRMGFNNIGMNKALSNLRRHAYNIPVGINVGVNKATPYAERYQDYIKVLNTFKNDVTFFTVNISSPNTENLQNFHDKDEFSMLCQALTTFKDEQEVNVPIYLKLTSDMTLDSLKTLLPAITATFDGVMLANTTRQRDGLSSDNKIEEGGLSGRPLFERNLKLINYAYQQTNGKFLIIGTGGIFSAEDAIAMMRNGASLLQIYSSMVIEGPGIVKKINKGIARYLQDHHYKNVSEIIGLDVKK; translated from the coding sequence ATGTATAAATTAATTAAACCTTTACTCTTTAAAATCGAACCTGAAAAAGCACACGGATTAACGATCGACGCTTTAAAAACATTACAGAAATTTCCTATGTTGTATCCTGTTGTCGATCAATTATTTACTTATCGTAATCCTATATTAGCGCAAACCATTCAAGAAGTTCATTATGACAATCCAGTTGGCTTAGCTGCAGGATTCGACAAATCTTGTGAGGTTCCTAAAGCATTAGAACATATTGGTTTTGGTGCGATTGAATTAGGAGGTATTACACCTAAACCACAACCTGGTAACCCTCAACCTCGTATGTTCCGCTTATTAGAAGATGATGCTTTAATTAATCGTATGGGCTTTAATAATATTGGTATGAATAAAGCTTTAAGCAATCTAAGACGTCACGCATACAACATACCTGTTGGAATAAATGTTGGTGTTAATAAAGCTACACCTTATGCTGAGCGTTATCAAGATTACATTAAAGTATTAAATACATTTAAAAATGACGTAACATTCTTTACTGTTAATATTAGTTCACCTAATACAGAAAATTTACAAAATTTCCATGATAAAGATGAATTTTCAATGTTATGCCAAGCATTAACAACATTTAAAGATGAACAAGAAGTTAATGTACCTATTTATTTAAAATTAACATCTGATATGACATTGGATAGTTTAAAAACACTGTTGCCTGCTATTACAGCAACATTTGATGGTGTCATGTTAGCAAATACAACACGCCAACGTGACGGTCTAAGTTCTGATAATAAAATTGAAGAAGGCGGATTAAGCGGTAGACCATTATTTGAACGCAACTTAAAATTAATTAACTATGCTTATCAACAAACAAATGGCAAGTTCTTGATTATTGGTACTGGTGGGATATTCAGTGCCGAAGATGCTATCGCTATGATGCGTAATGGTGCTTCACTCCTTCAAATTTATTCTTCAATGGTTATTGAAGGACCCGGTATCGTTAAGAAAATAAATAAGGGTATTGCACGTTACTTACAGGACCATCATTATAAAAATGTAAGTGAAATAATTGGTTTAGACGTTAAAAAGTAA